A region from the Thermococcus sp. Bubb.Bath genome encodes:
- a CDS encoding L-threonylcarbamoyladenylate synthase: protein MTIVINMRKGPAERGLGVAARLIRNGKLVAFPTETVYGLGANALDGAAARRIFEAKGRPADNPLIAHIVEIEWLEELAREIPETAWKLAEKFWPGPLTIVLPARETVPRVTTGGLDTVAVRMPAHPIALGLIRMSGVPVAAPSANISGKPSPTDAEHVIDDFYGRIECIIDGGPTPVGVESTVIDLTGEKPLLLRPGGLPLEEIEKVVGKVEIHPAVRGEVVDVAKAPGMKYRHYAPSAKVIVVEGTEEAVGKKINELIEEFRRNGLKVGVMAMGEHEADAFFYLGKTSEEAARNLFRALRELDRTGVDVIIAQGVEEKGLGLAVMNRLRKAAGFKIVRA, encoded by the coding sequence ATGACTATCGTGATAAACATGAGGAAAGGCCCTGCGGAGAGGGGTCTTGGGGTTGCCGCTAGGCTGATAAGAAATGGAAAGCTGGTGGCGTTTCCGACCGAGACAGTCTATGGTCTGGGTGCCAACGCCCTGGATGGAGCTGCCGCCAGGAGGATATTCGAGGCAAAGGGCAGGCCCGCTGACAACCCCCTCATAGCTCATATAGTGGAGATAGAATGGCTTGAGGAACTTGCAAGGGAAATCCCTGAAACTGCATGGAAGCTGGCCGAGAAGTTCTGGCCCGGTCCATTAACCATAGTCCTTCCAGCAAGGGAGACCGTTCCCAGGGTGACAACCGGCGGGCTCGATACCGTCGCCGTTAGGATGCCCGCTCACCCGATAGCCCTCGGGCTGATACGGATGAGCGGAGTTCCTGTTGCGGCACCCTCCGCGAACATAAGCGGGAAACCCAGCCCCACTGATGCGGAGCATGTCATCGACGACTTCTACGGCAGGATAGAGTGCATAATTGATGGCGGCCCAACTCCAGTTGGAGTAGAATCGACGGTGATAGACCTCACGGGAGAGAAGCCGCTCCTCCTTCGCCCCGGCGGGCTCCCGCTGGAAGAGATAGAGAAGGTTGTTGGTAAGGTTGAAATCCATCCCGCGGTGAGGGGAGAGGTGGTTGACGTTGCCAAGGCCCCCGGAATGAAGTACAGGCACTACGCACCCAGTGCGAAGGTGATAGTCGTTGAAGGAACGGAAGAAGCCGTTGGTAAAAAAATCAACGAGCTCATCGAGGAGTTTCGGAGGAACGGCCTCAAAGTGGGCGTCATGGCCATGGGGGAGCATGAAGCCGACGCTTTCTTCTACTTAGGTAAAACCAGCGAAGAAGCCGCCAGGAACCTCTTCCGCGCCCTCAGAGAGCTCGACCGTACCGGGGTCGACGTGATAATCGCCCAGGGTGTCGAGGAGAAAGGGCTGGGACTTGCCGTCATGAACAGGTTAAGGAAAGCAGCGGGGTTCAAAATCGTCAGGGCGTAA
- the minD gene encoding cell division ATPase MinD encodes MGRLISVASGKGGTGKTTTTANLSIALGKMGHRVLAVDADLTMANLSLVMGIDDAETTIHDVLSGNAEINDAIYQTSYENVDLIPAAIDWEHVKRADPRGLPGAIKPLKAGYDFVLIDCPAGLQMDAMNAMLSGEEVILITNPEISCITDTMKVGIVLKKAGLAVLGFVLNRYGRSDNDIPPDAAEEVMELPLLAVIPEDPKVREATLEGVPVVEYDPDSEGARAFMKLAEEVDRIAGLKARVMY; translated from the coding sequence ATGGGCCGGCTGATATCAGTTGCCTCAGGAAAGGGTGGAACTGGCAAAACCACGACAACTGCCAATCTCTCAATAGCCCTCGGCAAAATGGGACATAGAGTTCTGGCGGTGGATGCTGACCTCACCATGGCCAACCTCAGCCTTGTGATGGGAATAGACGACGCTGAAACCACCATACACGATGTCCTGTCCGGTAACGCCGAGATAAACGATGCGATATACCAGACCAGCTACGAGAACGTTGACCTCATCCCCGCGGCAATAGACTGGGAGCACGTTAAAAGGGCAGACCCTAGGGGATTACCTGGGGCAATAAAACCCCTGAAGGCGGGCTACGACTTTGTTCTGATAGACTGTCCCGCGGGACTGCAGATGGACGCAATGAACGCGATGCTCAGCGGCGAGGAGGTCATACTCATAACCAATCCCGAAATTTCATGCATAACCGACACCATGAAGGTGGGCATAGTCTTGAAGAAGGCCGGCCTGGCTGTTCTGGGTTTCGTGCTCAACCGCTACGGGAGGAGCGACAACGACATACCCCCCGACGCTGCAGAGGAGGTTATGGAGCTCCCGCTTCTCGCCGTCATTCCTGAGGACCCGAAGGTTAGGGAGGCGACCCTGGAAGGGGTTCCGGTTGTCGAGTACGACCCCGACTCAGAGGGAGCAAGGGCATTCATGAAGCTCGCCGAAGAGGTGGATAGGATAGCGGGCCTCAAAGCACGGGTTATGTACTGA
- a CDS encoding ATP/GTP-binding protein produces the protein MILTFLGTAGSGKTTITSAFGRYLEEEHAVAYVNLDTGAKTLPYSPDLDVRDTITVEEIMEEGFGPNGAIVKSYDRLLGHVNWILERILELDREHDYVLVDTPGQMESFLFHEFGTRIMEGLSEPLVAYLFSPEILRRPPDYCFVRTFAIMIDLRLGVTTVPVLNKVDLMPQGELERHRTLLEDFEYLTARLKLDPSMQGYLAHRLCSFLPEVSPPVRVVYASARDGRGFEELETLAYEHYCTCGDLT, from the coding sequence ATGATACTGACTTTCCTCGGCACGGCGGGTAGTGGGAAGACCACGATAACCAGTGCATTCGGGAGATACCTTGAGGAAGAGCACGCGGTAGCCTACGTCAACCTCGACACAGGGGCTAAAACGCTCCCCTACAGCCCTGACCTCGATGTCAGGGATACCATCACTGTGGAGGAGATAATGGAGGAGGGCTTCGGTCCCAACGGCGCCATAGTCAAGAGTTATGACCGCTTACTTGGACACGTGAACTGGATTCTGGAGAGGATACTAGAGCTTGACCGGGAACACGATTACGTCCTTGTGGACACCCCGGGCCAGATGGAGAGCTTTCTGTTCCATGAGTTCGGCACGAGGATAATGGAGGGCCTGAGCGAGCCTCTGGTTGCCTACCTCTTCAGCCCCGAAATCCTGCGGAGGCCTCCTGACTACTGCTTCGTCAGGACGTTCGCGATAATGATAGACCTACGGCTTGGAGTCACCACAGTCCCGGTTCTCAACAAGGTGGACCTGATGCCTCAAGGAGAGCTGGAAAGACACAGAACGCTCCTGGAGGACTTTGAGTACCTCACGGCCAGACTGAAGCTGGACCCATCGATGCAGGGTTATCTCGCCCACAGACTGTGCTCCTTCCTCCCTGAGGTGTCGCCGCCGGTAAGGGTGGTCTACGCATCGGCGAGGGACGGGCGGGGTTTTGAAGAGCTGGAAACCCTCGCCTACGAGCATTACTGCACATGTGGAGACCTAACGTAG
- the asnB gene encoding asparagine synthase (glutamine-hydrolyzing): MCLIAGGMGKHLRDRFKVMIEAGKHRGPDEFGVWTDEGVLKSSDFGKVEEIPNGRIGVLQCRLGMTGSKNYVQPFFNDLVLVHNGEIYNHKQLREYLEGKGINFESDVDSEVILRLIEHLLEKGLTMEGAVRKAMEMLNGDYAVGLVRGKEIYLFRDPIGIRPLYYSPNGFFASERKVLWAIGEEETIPVKPGEMVVISRKGIMKKRLMEPTEPPWRRELDEKEGIKVLMRSLDCSARLRVGKKTGVLFSGGLDSSITALLASRYSDVVLYTAGMEGSHDMKWARKVSEVLGLELEERVFTKKDVEEALPRVMFAIEEPNPMNLAIGIPLYFATQEASKDGVKVLLSGQGADELFGGYARYLEKPTLMIQDILELGDRNLARDDKIAMLNGVEGRYPFLTLPILWAAMSIPVELKIKNGIRKYILRRTAEELGLPKKVAWREKKAAQYGSGAQKILEKIAKERRTTLRGLAEETFRRVFGDSQ; the protein is encoded by the coding sequence ATGTGCCTCATAGCCGGCGGGATGGGGAAGCATCTACGTGACAGGTTCAAGGTCATGATAGAGGCAGGAAAACACAGGGGCCCCGATGAATTCGGTGTGTGGACTGACGAGGGAGTACTCAAGAGCAGCGACTTCGGGAAGGTGGAAGAGATACCCAACGGTAGGATAGGGGTTCTCCAGTGCCGCCTTGGAATGACGGGTTCGAAGAACTATGTACAGCCCTTCTTCAACGACCTCGTTCTCGTCCACAACGGAGAGATATACAACCACAAGCAGCTCAGAGAGTACCTTGAGGGGAAGGGAATCAATTTCGAGAGCGACGTTGACAGTGAGGTCATCCTACGCCTCATTGAGCATCTCCTTGAAAAAGGACTTACAATGGAGGGAGCCGTAAGGAAGGCAATGGAGATGCTGAACGGCGACTACGCCGTCGGGCTCGTGAGAGGGAAAGAGATATACCTCTTCCGCGACCCGATTGGAATAAGGCCACTTTACTACTCACCAAACGGGTTCTTTGCGAGCGAGAGAAAAGTTCTGTGGGCCATCGGCGAGGAGGAGACGATACCAGTTAAACCAGGCGAGATGGTCGTTATTTCAAGGAAAGGAATCATGAAGAAACGTCTCATGGAGCCGACGGAACCCCCCTGGAGGAGGGAACTGGATGAGAAAGAAGGAATAAAGGTTCTCATGCGGAGCCTGGACTGCTCAGCCAGGCTGAGGGTGGGGAAGAAAACCGGCGTCCTCTTCTCAGGGGGCCTCGACAGCTCGATAACAGCCCTCTTGGCCTCACGCTATTCAGACGTTGTCCTCTACACCGCGGGGATGGAGGGGAGCCATGATATGAAATGGGCACGGAAAGTCAGCGAGGTGCTTGGGCTGGAGCTTGAGGAGAGAGTATTCACAAAAAAGGACGTTGAGGAGGCCCTTCCAAGGGTGATGTTCGCCATCGAGGAGCCCAATCCGATGAACCTAGCGATAGGCATCCCCCTCTACTTCGCAACACAGGAAGCCTCAAAGGATGGAGTGAAAGTCCTCCTGAGTGGCCAAGGGGCGGATGAACTCTTCGGTGGCTACGCCAGGTACCTAGAAAAACCAACACTAATGATCCAAGATATCCTGGAACTCGGTGACAGAAATCTGGCCAGGGACGACAAGATAGCCATGCTGAACGGCGTTGAAGGAAGGTACCCGTTCCTGACTCTTCCAATCCTATGGGCCGCTATGAGTATCCCAGTCGAACTTAAAATCAAGAACGGGATCCGAAAGTACATCCTGCGGAGAACGGCTGAGGAGCTCGGTCTGCCGAAGAAGGTTGCATGGAGGGAGAAGAAGGCGGCGCAGTACGGCAGCGGGGCCCAGAAAATTCTTGAAAAAATAGCTAAAGAAAGGAGAACAACACTCAGGGGTCTCGCGGAGGAGACCTTCAGGAGGGTTTTCGGGGACTCTCAGTAG